Proteins found in one Drosophila busckii strain San Diego stock center, stock number 13000-0081.31 chromosome 2R, ASM1175060v1, whole genome shotgun sequence genomic segment:
- the LOC108594804 gene encoding odorant receptor 59a, with translation MSTVINSANFISSHWLAWKAVGATFTEVNWLGLYGLYACIHHLAVTVGFPLHLGVKLFRNDTVTDDIMNLTIFLETFSSSLKIIIFAFKLRKVRHMEKLLKLLDARVQGWAQHNIYDELRKRLKKLIYAYIGVCAVVIMFSEISFLFQSERKLQHPAWFPFDYTNSTYKYYIAHVYQTYGGAMQLVQNYANACFPAVMLCIISAHIQMLYKRIEDIGMANESAQDSEADLEACITDHKHLLE, from the coding sequence atgtcGACCGTTATAAACAGTGCCAATTTCATCAGCAGTCATTGGCTGGCATGGAAGGCAGTAGGCGCTACCTTTACTGAAGTCAACTGGCTCGGACTCTACGGACTTTATGCCTGCATTCATCATCTAGCGGTCACTGTCGGCTTTCCGCTGCACTTGGGCGTCAAACTCTTTCGCAATGATACTGTAACGGATGATATAATGAAtctaacaatatttttggAGACCTTCTCCAGCTCACTTAAGATAATCATCTTTGCGTTTAAATTGAGGAAGGTGCGCCACATGGAGAAATTGCTGAAACTTTTAGATGCACGCGTCCAGGGCTGGGCACAACATAACATTTATGATGAATTGAGAAAGcgattgaaaaaattaatctATGCATATATTGGCGTCTGTGCGGTTGTCATTATGTTTTCGGAAATTTCATTTCTATTTCAATCTGAGCGCAAGCTGCAGCATCCAGCCTGGTTTCCCTTTGATTATACAAATtctacatataaatattatatagcgCATGTGTATCAAACGTATGGAGGTGCCATGCAATTAgtacaaaattatgcaaacgcCTGTTTCCCCGCAGTCATGTTATGCATAATATCAGCGCATATTCAAATGCTGTACAAACGTATTGAGGACATAGGCATGGCTAATGAGTCTGCGCAGGATTCGGAAGCTGACCTGGAGGCCTGTATTACAGATCACAAGCATTTGCTAGAGTAA
- the LOC108594803 gene encoding odorant receptor 59a-like has product MSHVVNSLSFISSHWLAWKVVGSAHAEPSNGFYVLYAIIFHLVVSVSFPLHLGATLFNNNNITDDMKNLTLFVVTLSCSLKGAFYGYNLQKVRHMEQLLRLLDSRVDSAQRSICDQLRKKLGFIIYGFMGICVCVTISAEMSFFFQKQRKLLYPAWFPFDWHNSSRNYYLAHAYQIVGVSLQVLQNYASDCFPAVMLCIISAQTQMLYNRIENIGMAQESAQDSEVDLEACITDHKHLLEQFVASALNICISIASVVFYVTEPLTRAYFFFYALAMPLQIFPTCYYSTDLELSMGKLNYAAFSCNWLSQRRSFKRKQMLFVERSLKQKSAKAGGMLLIHLNTFMGTLKFAYSLFTIILRLRK; this is encoded by the exons ATGTCGCACGTTGTAAATAGTTTGAGCTTCATCAGCAGCCATTGGTTAGCCTGGAAAGTGGTGGGCTCTGCCCATGCAGAACCCAGTAATGGATTCTATGTGCTCTATGCCATAATTTTCCATCTTGTGGTGTCTGTCAGCTTTCCACTCCACTTGGGCGCTACGCTcttcaacaataataatattacgGATGATATGAAGAATCTTACACTCTTTGTGGTAACTTTATCTTGCTCGCTGAAAGGCGCTTTTTATGGGTATAACCTGCAGAAGGTGAGGCACATGGAACAGCTGTTGAGACTCTTAGACTCACGTGTCGACTCGGCTCAACGCAGCATTTGCGATCAGTTGAGAAAGAAATTGGGATTTATAATCTATGGCTTTATGGGGatctgtgtgtgcgtcacAATCTCTGCGGAAATGTCGTTTTTCTTTCAAAAACAACGCAAGCTACTGTATCCTGCCTGGTTTCCGTTTGATTGGCACAACTCTTCTCGCAATTATTATCTAGCGCATGCTTATCAAATTGTGGGCGTTTCTTTGCAAGTGTTACAAAATTATGCCAGTGACTGTTTCCCCGCAGTTATGTTATGCATAATATCAGCGCAGACTCAAATGCTCTACAATCGTATTGAGAACATAGGCATGGCTCAAGAGTCTGCGCAGGATTCGGAAGTTGACTTGGAAGCCTGCATTACAGATCACAAACATTTACTAGAGCAA TTTGTTGCTTCAGCacttaatatttgcattagcaTCGCCAGTGTCGTATTTTATGTCACAGAGCCTCTGACACGTGCATATTTCTTCTTCTATGCCTTGGCCATGCCATTGCAAATATTCCCCACCTGCTATTATAGCACCGACTTGGAACTTTCGATGGGCAAACTAAACTATGCCGCATTTAGTTGCAATTGGCTGTCACAACGGCGTAGCTTCAAACGCAAGCAGATGCTCTTTGTGGAACGTTCATTGAAGCAGAAATCTGCCAAGGCAGGTGGCATGCTACTCATACATCTTAACACATTTATGGGTACGCTTAAGTTTGCCTACTCGTTGTTCACCATTATATTACGCCTACGAAAATAA
- the LOC108595467 gene encoding acyl-CoA ligase lcsD-like: MDDFLKTTYNEREGTWSGVKFSPMYDFDCSVGRIIHKALGTYPKNVAQICLIDGKTTTNAEILAWSVRLAQHFKQRCLRHDDVICIAAKNSTYVTPTGVACLFNATPFHAVNPTLELSTLTHVLAITKPKLIFCDAAQYEKLKTASAAWSPEFITILGKVEGVAHVEDLLAATKTEMYYQPQPLILGGEQTMAILCSSGTTGQPKAVCMANHMLVSAHPFSNSENIIYCGSSVDWYSGLMIFVQCMQDGCTRVIPDQPYSAEYLLELVEKYKITTIGCAPRHASALIACPQATPARLSSVSMFSIGGGWIPADSLRKLQQLIRGLVVFAYGTTEFGMVCASLYNEKVGNSVGKLMPGKRARIVDDDGKNLGCGEVGELLVSHGHRWCGFYGNPLETQRTQDSQGWFHSGDLGYFDADHNLFIVDRKKEIYKCLGMQYSPNELESVIAGLPDVNEVCVVGIYDERLGDAPAALIVKRPGSSLSAEQVKQHVAKTFSVEYKQLHGGVHFASELPQNANGKVLRRTVKQQLEQSTPDR; the protein is encoded by the exons ATGGACGATTTTTTAAAAACCACATATAACGAAAGAGAAGGCACCTGGAGTGGCGTCAAGTTCAGTCCCATGTATGACTTTGACTGTTCAGTTGGTCGCATTATACACAAAGCGCTAGGCACTTATCCCAAAAACGTTGCTCAG ATTTGTCTGATTGATGGCAAGACGACAACAAACGCGGAAATTCTAGCCTGGTCGGTGCGATTGGCTCAGCAtttcaagcagcgctgcctgcggCATGATGACGTCATTTGCATAGCGGCTAAGAACAGCACCTATGTAACGCCCACTGGCGTAGCTTGTCTGTTCAATGCCACGCCCTTTCATGCTGTGAATCCTACGCTGGAGCTCAGCACGCTCACACATGTCTTGGCCATAACCAAACCCAAGCTAATCTTCTGCGATGCGGCGCAATATGAGAAGCTAAAGACAGCAAGTGCCGCCTGGTCGCCTGAGTTTATCACTATATTAGGTAAAGTGGAGGGCGTGGCACATGTGGAGGATTTGTTGGCTGCCACGAAAACGGAAATGTATTATCA ACCACAGCCGTTGATATTGGGGGGTGAGCAGACTATGGCCATTTTATGCTCGTCCGGTACCACAGGACAGCCCAAGGCTGTGTGCATGGCAAACCACATGCTTGTCTCAGCCCATCC ATTCTCGAACAGTGAAAACATTATCTATTGTGGCTCCAGCGTTGATTGGTACTCCGGCCTGATGATCTTCGTGCAGTGCATGCAGGATGGCTGCACACGCGTTATACCTGACCAGCCCTACAGTGCGGAGTACTTGTTGGAACTGGTGGAGAAATACAAGATAACCACCATAGGCTGTGCCCCTCGCCACGCCTCCGCTCTGATTGCCTGCCCACAAGCTACGCCCGCACGTTTGTCCAGCGTGTCCATGTTTAGCATAGGCGGTGGCTGGATTCCTGCAGATTCATtgcgcaagctgcagcagctgattcGAGGCTTGGTAGTCTTCGCCTACGGCACTACAGAATTCGGAATGGTTTGCGCCAGTCTCTACAATGAGAAAGTGGGCAACTCGGTGGGAAAACTGATGCCAGGCAAACGCGCGCGTATTGTGGATGATGATGGCAAGAACTTGGGCTGCGGTGAAGTAGGTGAACTGTTGGTGAGTCACGGACACAGATGGTGCGGATTCTATGGCAATCCGCTGGAGACTCAGCGCACGCAGGACTCACAGGGCTGGTTCCACAGCGGCGACTTGGGCTACTTTGATGCAGATCATAATCTGTTTATAGTGGATCGCAAGAAGGAGATCTACAAGTGCTTGGGCATGCAGTACTCGCCAAATGAACTGGAGTCGGTTATAGCTGGGCTGCCAGATGTTAACGAAGTCTGCGTTGTGGGCATCTATGATGAGCGCTTAGGCGATGCGCCCGCAGCTCTCATTGTGAAACGGCCAGGCAGCTCTTTAAGCGCTGAACAGGTTAAGCAACATGTGGCAAAGACTTTCAGCGTGGAATATAAGCAGCTACATGGTGGTGTTCACTTTGCATCCGAATTGCCACAGAATGCCAATGGCAAGGTGTTGCGTCGAACAGTGAagcagcaactggagcaaTCTACGCCCGATCGTTAA
- the LOC108595290 gene encoding 4-coumarate--CoA ligase 1-like: MEQYLQTTYNKRQGIWSGVKLSPMYDFDCSVGRIIHKALGTYPTNVAQICLIDGKTTTNAEILAWSVRLAQHFKQRCLRHDDVICIAAKTSTYITPTAVACLFNATPFHAVNPTLELTTLTHVLAITKPKLIFCDAAQYEKLKTASAAWSPEFITILGKVEGVAHVEDLLTATKTEMFYQPVPLCLGGNQTMAILCSSGTSGQPKAVCRPNHQLIINSNFIGSDMVIYCNSGLDWNSGLIAFLYSVTNGCTRIIPDKPFSATYFVELVDKYKINFVMCGTRHVNELIASPEATRQRLASIMLLAIGGSWIAADSLRQLQQLLSGQIFYAYGSTEFPLTSGGFYKEHLGNSVGQLLPGRSVRIVDDNGKSLGCGEVGELLVHYIHSWSGYYGNALETQRTQDAQGWFHSGDLGYFDADHNLYIVDRKKEIYKCLGMQYSPNELESLIAELPAVQEVCVVGIYDERLGDAPAALIVKCPGSFLSEQLVKQHVEKRCSVAYKQLHGGVYFATQLPLNANGKVLRRAVKLQLQQSLPDR; this comes from the exons ATGGAACAATATCTGCAGACTACTTATAACAAAAGGCAAGGCATCTGGAGTGGCGTCAAGTTAAGTCCCATGTATGACTTTGACTGTTCAGTTGGTCGCATTATACACAAAGCGCTAGGCACTTATCCCACAAACGTTGCTCAG ATTTGTCTAATTGATGGCAAGACGACAACAAATGCGGAAATTCTAGCCTGGTCGGTGCGTTTGGCTCAGCAttttaagcagcgctgcctgcggCATGATGACGTCATTTGCATAGCGGCTAAGACAAGCACCTATATAACGCCCACTGCCGTGGCTTGTTTGTTCAATGCCACGCCCTTTCATGCTGTGAATCCTACGCTGGAGCTGACTACGCTCACACATGTCTTGGCCATAACCAAACCCAAGCTAATCTTTTGCGATGCAGCGCAATATGAGAAGCTAAAGACAGCAAGTGCCGCCTGGTCGCCTGAGTTTATCACTATATTAGGTAAAGTGGAGGGCGTGGCACATGTGGAGGATTTGTTGACAGCCACGAAAACAGAAATGTTTTATCA gcCCGTGCCCTTATGTTTAGGCGGCAATCAGACAATGGCCATACTTTGTTCATCCGGCACCAGCGGACAGCCCAAGGCTGTTTGTAGGCCAAATCATCAGCTTATTATAAACAGCAA CTTCATTGGCAGCGACATGGTTATCTATTGCAATTCTGGCCTAGACTGGAACTCGGGTCTCATAGCCTTTCTATATAGCGTAACTAATGGCTGCACACGCATAATACCGGACAAGCCATTTAGTGCGACATACTTTGTGGAATTGGTGGACAAGTACAAGATCAACTTTGTCATGTGTGGGACGCGACATGTGAATGAGCTAATCGCCAGTCCAGAGGCTACAAGGCAACGCTTAGCTAGCATTATGCTCTTGGCCATAGGCGGCAGTTGGATAGCTGCTGATTCGCTaagacagctgcagcaactgttaAGTGGTCAAATCTTTTATGCCTACGGCTCTACGGAATTTCCCTTGACCAGCGGTGGCTTCTACAAGGAGCACTTGGGCAATTCAGTGGGCCAGCTGCTGCCAGGTCGAAGCGTGCGCATTGTGGATGACAATGGCAAGAGCCTGGGCTGTGGCGAAGTGGGTGAACTACTGGTGCATTATATACACAGCTGGAGCGGCTACTACGGCAATGCGCTGGAGACGCAGCGCACGCAGGACGCTCAGGGCTGGTTCCATAGCGGCGACTTGGGCTACTTTGATGCAGACCATAATCTGTATATAGTGGATCGCAAGAAGGAGATCTACAAGTGCCTGGGCATGCAGTACTCGCCGAATGAACTGGAGTCGCTTATAGCTGAGCTGCCGGCTGTGCAAGAAGTTTGCGTTGTGGGCATCTATGATGAGCGCTTGGGTGATGCGCCTGCTGCGCTCATTGTCAAGTGTCCAGGAAGTTTCTTGAGCGAGCAGCTAGTAAAACAGCATGTGGAAAAGCGTTGCTCGGTGGCATACAAGCAGCTCCATGGTGGCGTCTATTTTGCCACTCAGTTGCCActcaatgccaatggcaaagTGCTGCGTCGAGCGGtgaagctgcaattgcagcaatcCCTGCCAGATCGTTGA
- the LOC108594802 gene encoding mucin-5AC yields the protein MFPKQFAWLCVCSFIICCQAQDSQDSAPAAQQLQFQRPRGRIRIADMQRQNLAAAAPPIPLLREVTTTTTTTSTTTTPPPPPPSPPIEGVVYGNWQPEQVPKQRVFGRLEAMLMGLPATEAEAEQPQLSTEQLDGQPGNQHSYAADDASLEQSTELRGRWRAAMPNLPSELQPQAALEEVRLNATDALLRAMATQLSESMETTTGLKQQTLAQTAEDNWMPITYTYSTAQTQTRMQTQTALPTKAPTMPTLPVESSTISLSWPTDFVAAGSSSTERASSIDRIDNDVIDTAEDYKYYQDTLNSAQMHSELSVPESVVPQRSLNITKVGVPYEDRNSAEEPTICVPLTVMETATESDTPVLVELERIYCFPLPKVEIRTVQLKETPVYEEEQPPISSSESSPETTTALPTAAPKASATLPQCRWLLLWLLPLLSWKL from the exons ATGTTCCCCAAGCAGTTTGCCTGGCTTTGTGTCTGTTCATTTATAATATGCTGCCAAGCGCAGGACTCACAGGATAGTGCACCAGCAGCGCAACAACTGCAATTCCAACGTCCAAGGGGGCGTATACGCATTGCGGATATGCAACGACAGaatttagctgctgccgcaCCACCAATTCCGCTGTTGCGTgaagtgacaacaacaacaacaacaacatctacaacaacaacaccaccgccaccaccaccatcgCCGCCCATTGAAGGCGTAGTCTACGGCAACTGGCAGCCGGAGCAAGTGCCCAAGCAGCGCGTCTTTGGACGTCTGGAAGCTATGTTAATGGGTCTGCCTGCAACGG aAGCCGAAGCAGAGCAGCCACAGCTAAGCACTGAACAGCTGGACGGTCAGCCAGGTAACCAACATAGCTATGCAGCAGACGATGCCAGCTTGGAGCAATCTACAGAGCTGCGTGGTCGTTGGCGCGCCGCCATGCCCAACCTGCCATCCGAATTGCAGCCGCAAGCTGCTTTGGAGGAAGTGCGTCTAAATGCAACAGATGCTCTGCTGCGCGCAATGGCTACACAGCTAAGTGAATCCATGGAGACAACTACTGGGCTCAAGCAGCAAACTTTAGCGCAAACTGCTGAGGATAATTGGATGCCCATAACGTACACCTACTCGACAGCGCAGACACAGACGCGCATGCAGACGCAGACAGCGCTGCCCACCAAGGCGCCAACCATGCCCACGTTGCCTGTGGAATCCTCCACAATATCGCTGAGCTGGCCTACAGACTTTGTAGCTGCCGGTTCAAGCAGCACAGAGCGTGCCAGCAGCATTGATCGCATTGATAACGATGTCATTGACACCGCAGAGGATTACAAGTACTATCAGGATACGCTCAACTCGGCGCAGATGCACAGCGAGCTGAGTGTGCCCGAGTCGGTGGTGCCACAACGCTCGTTGAACATAACCAAAGTGGGTGTGCCCTATGAGGATCGAAACTCAGCCGAGGAGCCCACCATTTGTGTGCCGCTCACGGTCATGGAGACGGCCACTGAAAGCGACACACCCGTGCTCGTGGAACTAGAGCGCATCTATTGCTTTCCACTGCCCAAAGTGGAAATACGCACAGTGCAGCTCAAAGAGACGCCCGTCTACGAAGAGGAGCAGCCGCCCATAAGTTCAAGTGAGAGCAGTCCGGAGACAACCACAGCGCTACCCACGGCAGCGCCAAAAGCAAGCGCCACTTTACCACAAtgccgctggctgctgctctggctgctgccgctgctaagCTGGAAGCTTTGA
- the LOC108595650 gene encoding pupal cuticle protein 27, whose protein sequence is MQVLILLALCALSCQAQHQHHNQHHQQQQQQQQHHPNVNNIPRDEKHDHRHEDARETSTWIPILKYNKEQSEDGSYKTEYETGNNIVHEETGFLKDFDTNPNGVLVQHGQYSYQSPEGTLVNVQYTADENGFRATGDHIPTPPAIPEEIQKGLDQIYAGIKLQQERLEQRAKSDPAFAKKLEERRVANQNGQYIGLLENQ, encoded by the exons atgcaagtGCTT ATACTTTTAGCTTTATGTGCGCTCAGCTGCCAggcgcagcatcagcatcataatcagcatcatcagcagcagcagcagcaacagcagcaccatcCCAATGTGAATAACATACCACGGGATGAGAAGCACGATCATCGTCATGAGGATGCACGCGAGACCAGCACCTGGATACCCATACTCAAGTACAACAAGGAGCAGAGCGAGGATGGCAGCTACAAGACAGAATACGAAACCGGCAACAATATAGTGCATGAGGAGACTGGCTTCCTGAAGGACTTCGACACGAATCCCAATGGCGTCTTGGTGCAGCATGGCCAATACTCGTATCAATCGCCCGAAGGCACTTTGGTCAATGTGCAGTACACGGCGGATGAGAATGGCTTCCGTGCCACTGGAGATCATATACCCACACCACCGGCCATACCCGAGGAGATACAGAAGGGTCTGGATCAGATCTATGCTGGCattaagctgcagcaggaGCGTCTGGAGCAGCGCGCCAAGAGCGATCCGGCCTTTGCCAAGAAGCTGGAGGAGCGACGTGTTGCCAATCAGAATGGCCAATACATTGGCCTGCTGGAGAATCAATAG
- the LOC108594801 gene encoding uncharacterized protein LOC108594801: MSSVETKRLQLQWQSFKCIPNENLIDFYSCIIVGENKSLLSAEAQYTRILPQYSVSFKLYLPRPPFHEMRNSFETVVDVCQFIKGANSNRFIQAAYKSMSKSGNLAKKCPQPKGLYYFYNTSVGDYLPDFLPKTEFKVQLDFFTPTEMGINITLVGRLFEPRRQG, encoded by the exons ATGAGCTCGGTGGAAACCAag CGCTTGCAGCTACAGTGGCAGAGCTTCAAGTGCATACCCAATGAGAATCTTATAGACTTCTATAGTTGCATTATAGTGGGTGAGAATAAAAGTCTCTTAAGTGCTGAAGCACAATACACGCGCATTTTGCCACAATACAgtgtaagttttaaattatatttgccacgcccaccgtTCCATGAAATGCGCAATAGTTTCGAAACTGTTGTGGATGTCTGTCAGTTTATAAAAGGCGCCAATAGCAATCGATTTATACAAGCTGCCTATAAATCCATGAGCAAGTCCGGCAACTTAGCCAAGAAATGTCCGCAGCCAAAG ggtctttattatttttacaacacAAGTGTTGGTGACTATTTGCCAGATTTTTTGCCCAAAACAGAATTCAAAGTGCAATTGGATTTTTTTACGCCAACTGAAATGGGCATAAATATTACACTAGTTGGACGACTCTTTGAGCCACGACGACAGGGCTGA
- the LOC108594800 gene encoding uncharacterized protein LOC108594800: MAKQNMFLTKYCRFHLLLIISLAIIESCARHKNLKLHWDFFDCKVNTDIAAYCKCHIVAHSVLSVEIKLLKELASIQIHTVVSTKQKLNAPYRTLFENSVEGCRVIADAQRGIVRNFYKTIVKSSNQPRKCPVGPVFIYYRNISIEEVLPSFVPACFLMAQTDFKAQNKYYLNVTVKGRVLN; the protein is encoded by the exons ATGGCCAAGCAAAATATGTTTCTAACAAAGTATTGTCGTTTccatttgctgctcattatAAGCCTTGCTATAATTGAAAGTTGCGCTAGG cataaaaatttgaaGCTACACTGGGATTTCTTCGATTGTAAGGTGAACACAGACATTGCTGCTTACTGCAAATGTCATATTGTGGCACATTCCGTGTTGAGTGTCGAAATCAAATTGCTCAAAGAACTGGCATCAATCCAAATACATACTGTGGTGTccacaaagcaaaagctaaatgcTCCCTATCGCACACTGTTTGAAAATTCAGTTGAAGGCTGTCGAGTCATAGCGGACGCACAACGCGGCATTGTGCGTAACTTTTATAAAACTATAGTCAAGTCGTCCAATCAGCCACGCAAGTGTCCCGTAGGCCCGG tatttatatactatcGCAATATAAGCATAGAAGAAGTGCTGCCCAGTTTTGTACCAGCTTGTTTTCTTATGGCCCAAACTGACTTCAAAGCgcagaataaatattatttaaatgtaacgGTTAAAGGTCGCGTGCTTAATTGA
- the LOC108595832 gene encoding endocuticle structural glycoprotein ABD-4, whose protein sequence is MYKFAFLMCSALLLAYAVARPQDARAANAPTTTAASIIKQDNVNNADGSFNSSYETSNGIRVENVGYLKKIIVPKTETSDGQVIDEHEELVLVQTGSYSYSDPDGNIITLRYVADENGFQPQGDHLPVAPQ, encoded by the exons ATGTACAAGTTTGCGTTTCTGATGTGCTCAGCTCTGCTGTTGGCCTATGCCGTGGCGCGCCCGCAGGATGCGCGTGCAGCAAATGCACCAACGACAACGGCAGCCAGCATTATCAAGCAGGATAATGTGAATAATGCCGATGGCAGCTTCAACAGCAG ttATGAAACCTCGAATGGCATACGCGTGGAGAATGTGGGCTATCTGAAGAAGATTATTGTGCCCAAGACGGAGACCAGCGACGGTCAGGTCATCGATGAGCACGAGGAACTGGTGCTGGTGCAAACTGGATCCTACAGCTACAGCGATCCCGATGGCAACATCATTACCCTGCGCTATGTGGCCGATGAGAATGGCTTCCAGCCCCAAGGTGATCATTTGCCTGTGGCACCGCAGTAA
- the LOC108595878 gene encoding endocuticle structural glycoprotein SgAbd-3: MKLLLVCAVLVTVAYAVDDGNLISSDAVVRHDGKFVYHYELHDGTKVQQRGVHKQITPQNGGEAIEGHYEYVGDDGQTYSVSYVADENGFHPVGAHLPTPPPVPESVIRTLKYIEEHPYNPNA; the protein is encoded by the exons atgaaattgttgttagtttgTGCTGTGCTTGTGACTGTGGCCTATGCTGTCGACGATGGCAATTTGATCTCAAGTGATGCCGTTGTGCGACATGATGGCAAATTTGTTTATCA CTACGAACTGCACGATGGCACAAAAGTTCAACAGAGAGGAGTACACAAGCAGATAACGCCGCAGAATGGCGGTGAGGCCATCGAAGGACATTATGAATATGTTGGCGATGATGGTCAGACCTATAGTGTCAGCTATGTGGCCGATGAGAATGGCTTTCACCCAGTTGGCGCGCACTTGCCCACGCCACCACCCGTGCCAGAGTCGGTGATAAGAACACTCAAGTACATTGAGGAACATCCATACAATCCAAATGCATAA
- the LOC108595185 gene encoding endocuticle structural glycoprotein ABD-4, with amino-acid sequence MKNFALCLIAAALLCLIEAAPQPQGAAEPIAIISQESNIEPDGAYNYNYETANGIKAEETGTLKKATSPDNTDVIVVKGSFSYTSPEGELITLNYAADDEGGFQPTGSHLPTPPPIPPAIQKALDYLMSLPPTQQQRRR; translated from the exons atGAAAAAC TTTGCTCTCTGCTTGattgcagctgcgctgctctgcctCATCGAGGCTGCGCCTCAGCCCCAAGGAGCCGCTGAGCCCATTGCTATTATCAGTCAGGAGTCCAACATCGAACCGGATGGCGCCTATAATTACAA CTATGAGACGGCCAATGGCATTAAGGCTGAGGAGACGGGCACTCTGAAGAAGGCCACATCGCCGGATAATACAGATGTGATTGTTGTCAAGGGCTCCTTCTCGTACACATCGCCCGAGGGCGAGCTCATCACGCTGAACTATGCCGCTGATGATGAGGGCGGCTTCCAGCCTACAGGCTCCCACTTGCCCACACCACCACCAATTCCGCCAGCGATCCAGAAGGCGCTCGACTATCTGATGAGCCTGCcacccacacagcagcagcgtcgtcgtTAA